One window of the Pseudomonas lurida genome contains the following:
- a CDS encoding acetyl-CoA carboxylase biotin carboxylase subunit has product MIKKILIANRGEIAVRIVRACAEMGIRSVAVYSDADRHALHVKRADEAHSIGAEPLAGYLNPRKLVNLAVETGCDALHPGYGFLSENAELADICAERGIKFIGPSAEVIRRMGDKTEARRSMIKAGVPVTPGTEGNVADIHEALTEGDRIGYPVMLKATSGGGGRGIRRCNSREELEQAFPRVISEATKAFGSAEVFLEKCIVNPKHIEAQILGDSFGNVVHLFERDCSIQRRNQKLIEIAPSPQLTPEQRAYIGDLSVRAAKAVGYENAGTVEFLLAEGEVYFMEMNTRVQVEHTITEEITGIDIVREQIRIASGLPLSVKQEDIQHRGFALQFRINAEDPKNNFLPSFGKITRYYAPGGPGVRTDTAIYTGYTIPPFYDSMCLKLVVWALTWEEAMDRGLRALDDMRLQGVKTTAAYYQEILRNPEFRSGQFNTSFVESHPELTNYSIKRKPEELALAIAAAIAAHAGL; this is encoded by the coding sequence GTGATAAAAAAGATCCTGATCGCCAACCGTGGTGAAATTGCCGTACGAATCGTGCGTGCTTGCGCCGAGATGGGCATTCGCTCGGTCGCGGTCTACTCCGACGCCGACCGCCATGCGTTGCACGTCAAACGTGCCGACGAAGCCCACAGCATTGGTGCCGAGCCCCTGGCCGGCTACCTGAACCCGCGCAAGCTGGTGAACCTGGCCGTGGAAACCGGCTGCGATGCGCTGCACCCCGGCTACGGCTTCTTGTCGGAAAACGCCGAACTGGCAGACATCTGCGCCGAACGCGGGATCAAGTTCATTGGCCCGTCGGCTGAAGTCATTCGCCGCATGGGCGACAAGACCGAAGCGCGCCGCAGCATGATCAAGGCCGGTGTGCCGGTCACACCCGGCACTGAAGGCAACGTCGCGGATATCCACGAAGCCTTGACCGAAGGCGACCGCATCGGCTACCCGGTGATGCTCAAGGCCACCTCCGGCGGCGGCGGGCGCGGCATCCGTCGCTGCAACAGCCGTGAAGAACTCGAGCAAGCCTTCCCCCGCGTGATCTCCGAAGCCACCAAGGCCTTCGGTTCGGCGGAAGTGTTCCTGGAAAAGTGCATCGTCAACCCCAAGCACATCGAGGCGCAGATCCTGGGTGACAGCTTTGGCAATGTGGTGCACCTGTTCGAGCGTGACTGCTCGATCCAGCGGCGTAACCAGAAGCTCATCGAAATTGCCCCCAGCCCGCAACTGACGCCGGAACAGCGTGCCTATATCGGCGACCTGTCGGTGCGCGCGGCCAAGGCCGTGGGATACGAGAACGCTGGCACTGTGGAGTTCCTGCTCGCCGAGGGCGAGGTGTACTTCATGGAAATGAACACCCGGGTGCAGGTGGAACACACCATCACCGAAGAAATCACCGGGATCGACATCGTCCGCGAGCAGATCCGCATCGCCTCGGGCCTGCCGCTGTCGGTGAAACAGGAAGATATCCAGCACCGTGGCTTCGCGTTGCAGTTTCGCATCAACGCCGAAGACCCGAAGAACAACTTCCTGCCCAGCTTCGGCAAGATCACCCGTTATTACGCACCCGGCGGCCCCGGTGTGCGTACCGACACGGCGATCTACACCGGCTACACCATCCCGCCGTTCTACGACTCCATGTGCCTGAAACTGGTGGTGTGGGCATTGACTTGGGAAGAAGCCATGGACCGCGGCCTGCGTGCCCTGGACGACATGCGCCTGCAAGGCGTTAAGACCACTGCCGCCTACTACCAGGAAATCCTGCGCAATCCGGAATTCCGCAGCGGCCAATTTAATACAAGCTTTGTGGAAAGCCACCCTGAGCTGACCAACTACTCGATCAAGCGCAAACCCGAAGAGCTGGCCCTGGCCATCGCCGCCGCCATCGCCGCCCACGCAGGCCTATGA
- the hexR gene encoding transcriptional regulator HexR has protein sequence MNLLQHIAQSRHLLRKSELKVADHVLLDPAAVMHSSMADLAHSVGISEPTIVRFCRAIGCSGFQDLKLKLAQSLAAGASFGQFAIHEDDSVADYSLKIFDTTLHTLMEVREKLDPVELQKAVTAMSQAQRVEFYGFGASGAVAADAQHKFFRLLLTAAAYSDPHMQAMSAVTLKPTDVAICISQSGRSKDLLITANLVRESGASLITLCPSQTPLAELSTVNLAIDVHEDTEIYTPLTSRIAHLVVIDVLAMGVAMARGPSLVNHLKSVKRSLRSLRLSPKSVKALDD, from the coding sequence TTGAACCTGTTGCAACATATCGCCCAGTCGCGCCACCTGTTACGCAAATCGGAACTCAAGGTTGCCGATCACGTGCTGCTTGACCCTGCGGCTGTGATGCACAGTTCCATGGCCGACCTGGCCCACAGCGTGGGCATCAGTGAGCCGACCATCGTGCGCTTCTGCCGCGCCATCGGTTGCTCCGGGTTCCAGGATTTGAAACTCAAGTTGGCCCAAAGCCTGGCCGCCGGTGCGAGCTTCGGGCAGTTTGCGATCCATGAAGACGATTCGGTCGCTGACTACAGCCTGAAAATCTTCGACACCACCCTGCACACCTTGATGGAAGTGCGCGAGAAGCTCGACCCGGTGGAATTGCAGAAGGCCGTGACGGCCATGTCCCAGGCCCAGCGCGTCGAGTTCTACGGTTTCGGTGCTTCTGGCGCGGTAGCGGCCGATGCCCAGCACAAATTCTTCCGCCTGTTGCTCACCGCAGCGGCCTACAGTGACCCGCACATGCAGGCCATGTCGGCGGTGACCTTGAAGCCCACTGACGTCGCCATTTGCATTTCCCAGTCGGGCCGCTCCAAAGATTTGCTGATCACCGCCAACCTGGTGCGTGAAAGCGGTGCTTCGCTGATCACCCTGTGCCCGAGCCAGACGCCGTTGGCGGAACTGTCCACGGTCAACCTGGCAATCGATGTCCATGAAGACACCGAGATCTACACACCGCTGACCTCGCGCATCGCCCACCTGGTGGTGATCGATGTACTGGCGATGGGCGTGGCCATGGCGCGCGGGCCGAGCCTGGTCAACCACCTCAAGAGCGTGAAGCGCAGCTTGCGCAGCCTGCGGCTGTCGCCCAAGTCCGTCAAAGCCCTCGACGACTAA
- a CDS encoding autotransporter outer membrane beta-barrel domain-containing protein — MPFTPCRFALVIALALSAASLQPAHARGDIEYTPYPSQPYEAPPDAWFYPPEAQAQPLNGHLTRRATSHNGLQVAKVLDPALIRLLQSGSLTAEQVKALEKFAAALGQQPGGIGAGLEQLAGSQNANLATATQNTTQHLGSQLLSALRTLPADDDGNLWVQGLGNDGSLDKQGGSAGLKYDVNGLLLGADWALDHAWRVGVLGAKTISHFDTQRFSADVDSWHLGAYAVRQDGPLALRLGAIYSDHAGQNKRDVSLLDYKEQLKGQYNAQSQTLLSELGYQLGSADLSVEPYVGLGFQRYHRDRFKETGGRTALNVGAHTQQNLSSTFGIRLATVYRFDNQISLTPHLSTGWKHLYGEVDSQVRQSYRALPGLIEGFTVNGTALDRNSLDVQAGLDLAVSKQHTLGLAYSAQAGTNSHNQGLTGQWKMSF, encoded by the coding sequence ATGCCTTTTACCCCTTGCAGATTCGCCCTTGTCATCGCCCTTGCCCTCAGCGCCGCCAGCCTTCAGCCCGCGCATGCGCGAGGCGATATCGAATACACGCCGTACCCGTCGCAGCCCTACGAGGCGCCGCCCGATGCCTGGTTTTACCCGCCCGAAGCCCAAGCACAGCCCCTCAACGGCCACCTCACCCGCAGGGCCACCTCGCACAATGGCCTGCAAGTGGCCAAGGTGCTGGACCCCGCGCTGATTCGGTTATTGCAGTCCGGCAGCCTGACCGCCGAGCAAGTCAAAGCCCTGGAAAAATTCGCTGCAGCGCTGGGCCAACAACCCGGCGGGATCGGTGCAGGCCTCGAGCAATTGGCCGGCAGCCAGAACGCCAACCTCGCCACGGCAACGCAGAACACCACCCAGCATCTTGGCAGCCAGCTGCTGTCGGCCCTGCGCACACTACCTGCGGACGACGATGGGAACTTGTGGGTGCAAGGCCTGGGCAACGACGGCAGCCTCGATAAGCAAGGCGGCAGCGCCGGCTTGAAGTACGACGTCAACGGACTGCTGCTGGGCGCCGACTGGGCACTGGATCATGCCTGGCGCGTTGGCGTCCTGGGCGCAAAAACCATCAGCCATTTCGATACCCAACGCTTCTCCGCCGACGTGGACAGCTGGCACCTGGGCGCGTACGCCGTGCGCCAGGACGGTCCGCTGGCCCTGCGCCTGGGGGCGATCTACAGCGACCATGCCGGGCAGAACAAACGCGACGTGAGCCTGCTTGATTACAAGGAACAGCTCAAAGGCCAATACAACGCCCAGAGCCAAACCCTGCTATCGGAGCTGGGCTATCAATTGGGCAGCGCGGATCTCAGTGTCGAGCCTTATGTCGGCCTAGGCTTCCAGCGCTATCACCGCGACCGTTTCAAGGAAACGGGTGGCCGGACTGCATTGAACGTTGGCGCACACACCCAGCAAAACCTCAGCAGCACCTTTGGCATTCGCCTGGCGACGGTGTATCGATTCGATAACCAGATCAGCCTCACGCCCCACCTCAGCACCGGCTGGAAACACCTCTACGGTGAAGTCGACAGCCAGGTGCGCCAGTCCTACCGCGCCCTGCCCGGACTGATTGAAGGCTTCACCGTCAATGGCACCGCGCTGGATCGCAACAGCCTGGACGTGCAAGCCGGCCTGGACCTCGCCGTGTCGAAACAACACACCCTTGGCCTGGCCTACAGCGCCCAGGCCGGCACAAACAGCCACAATCAAGGCCTGACGGGGCAGTGGAAAATGAGCTTCTGA
- the oadA gene encoding sodium-extruding oxaloacetate decarboxylase subunit alpha: MTKKIFVTDTVLRDAHQSLLATRMRTDDMLPICDKLDKVGYWSLEVWGGATFDACVRFLKEDPWERLRKLRAALPNTRLQMLLRGQNLLGYRHYSDDVVKAFVAKAAVNGIDVFRIFDAMNDVRNLRVAIEAVKAAGKHAQGTIAYTTSPVHTVEAFVAQAKQLEAMGCDSIAIKDMAGLLTPYATGELVKALKAEQNLPIFIHSHDTAGLAAMCQLKAIENGADHIDTAISSFAWGTSHPGTESMVAALKGSEFDTGLSLELLQEIGLYFYAVRKKYHQFESEFTAVDTRVQVNQVPGGMISNLANQLKEQGALNRMGEVLAEIPRVREDLGFPPLVTPTSQIVGTQAFFNVLAGERYKTITNEVKLYLQGGYGKAPGTVNEKLRRQAIGSEDVIDVRPADLLKPEMTKLRGEIGALAKSEEDVLTYAMFPDIGRKFLEERDAGTLAPEVLLPIPEAGGVARAGGEGVPTEFVIDVHGESYRVDITGVGVKAEGKRHFYLSIDGMPEEVVFEPLNEFVSSGGSKRKHATEPGHVSTAMPGNIVDVLVKEGDVVKAGQAVLITEAMKMETEVQAAIAGKVTAVHVAKGDRVNPGEILIEIEG, translated from the coding sequence ATGACTAAGAAAATCTTCGTTACAGACACTGTCCTGCGCGACGCCCACCAATCGTTGCTGGCCACCCGCATGCGCACCGACGACATGCTGCCGATCTGCGACAAGCTCGACAAAGTCGGCTACTGGTCCCTGGAAGTCTGGGGCGGCGCGACCTTCGACGCGTGCGTGCGCTTCCTCAAGGAAGACCCGTGGGAGCGCCTGCGCAAACTGCGCGCCGCGTTGCCCAACACCCGCTTGCAGATGCTGCTGCGCGGCCAGAACTTGCTGGGCTATCGCCATTACAGTGACGACGTGGTCAAGGCGTTCGTGGCCAAGGCGGCTGTCAACGGTATCGACGTGTTCCGCATCTTCGACGCCATGAACGACGTGCGTAACCTGCGCGTGGCCATCGAAGCGGTGAAAGCCGCCGGCAAACATGCCCAGGGCACCATCGCCTACACCACCAGTCCGGTGCACACCGTCGAGGCCTTCGTCGCCCAGGCCAAGCAACTGGAAGCCATGGGGTGCGACTCGATCGCGATCAAGGACATGGCCGGCCTGCTCACGCCGTACGCCACCGGCGAACTGGTCAAGGCACTGAAAGCCGAACAGAACCTGCCGATCTTCATCCACTCCCACGACACGGCTGGCCTGGCCGCGATGTGCCAACTCAAGGCTATCGAAAATGGTGCCGACCATATCGATACTGCCATCTCCAGCTTCGCCTGGGGCACCAGCCACCCGGGTACCGAGTCGATGGTCGCCGCCCTCAAAGGCAGCGAGTTCGACACCGGCCTGAGCCTGGAGCTGCTGCAAGAGATCGGCCTGTACTTCTACGCCGTGCGCAAGAAGTACCACCAGTTCGAAAGCGAATTCACCGCCGTCGACACCCGTGTGCAAGTCAACCAGGTCCCGGGCGGGATGATTTCCAACCTGGCCAACCAGTTGAAAGAGCAGGGCGCGCTCAACCGCATGGGTGAAGTGCTGGCCGAGATCCCGCGTGTGCGTGAAGACCTCGGCTTCCCGCCGCTGGTGACACCGACGTCGCAAATCGTCGGCACCCAGGCGTTTTTCAACGTACTGGCCGGCGAGCGCTACAAGACCATCACCAACGAAGTGAAGCTCTACTTGCAAGGCGGCTACGGCAAGGCGCCGGGCACCGTGAACGAGAAACTGCGTCGCCAGGCCATTGGCAGCGAAGACGTGATCGATGTGCGTCCGGCCGACCTGCTCAAGCCGGAAATGACCAAGCTGCGCGGTGAGATCGGCGCGTTGGCGAAGTCCGAAGAAGACGTGCTGACCTACGCCATGTTCCCGGACATCGGGCGCAAGTTCCTCGAAGAACGCGATGCCGGCACCCTGGCGCCGGAAGTGCTGCTGCCTATCCCTGAAGCTGGCGGCGTAGCGCGTGCCGGTGGCGAAGGTGTGCCGACCGAGTTCGTCATTGACGTGCATGGTGAAAGCTACCGCGTCGACATCACCGGTGTCGGCGTGAAGGCCGAAGGCAAGCGCCACTTCTACCTGTCCATCGATGGCATGCCGGAAGAGGTGGTGTTCGAACCGCTCAACGAATTCGTCAGCAGCGGCGGCAGCAAACGCAAGCACGCCACCGAGCCTGGCCATGTCAGCACGGCGATGCCGGGCAATATCGTCGATGTGCTGGTCAAGGAAGGCGACGTGGTCAAGGCTGGCCAGGCCGTACTGATTACCGAAGCCATGAAGATGGAAACCGAAGTGCAGGCTGCCATTGCCGGCAAGGTGACCGCCGTTCACGTGGCCAAGGGCGACCGGGTAAACCCTGGCGAAATCCTGATTGAAATCGAAGGCTGA
- a CDS encoding GNAT family N-acetyltransferase — translation MSQIDIRPVTAADHAAWLALWQAYLTFYNTELPDAVSQSTWQRLIDGNEPTHSALAWQDGKAVGMVNFIYHRSNWSIENACYLQDLLVVPAQRGTGVGRKLIEFVYTTAKADGCCKVHWLTHETNATAIQLYERIAERPGFIQFRKGL, via the coding sequence ATGAGCCAGATCGACATCCGCCCGGTTACCGCCGCCGACCACGCCGCCTGGCTGGCGCTGTGGCAAGCGTATTTGACGTTCTACAACACCGAGTTGCCGGACGCCGTTAGCCAGAGCACCTGGCAACGCCTGATCGATGGCAACGAGCCTACTCACTCGGCCCTGGCCTGGCAGGACGGCAAGGCAGTGGGCATGGTCAACTTCATCTACCACCGCTCCAACTGGAGCATCGAGAACGCCTGCTACCTGCAGGATCTGCTGGTGGTCCCGGCCCAACGCGGCACCGGCGTCGGCCGCAAGCTGATCGAATTCGTCTACACCACTGCCAAGGCTGACGGCTGCTGCAAGGTCCACTGGCTGACCCATGAGACCAATGCCACCGCGATCCAACTCTACGAACGCATCGCCGAACGCCCTGGCTTCATTCAATTTCGCAAAGGTCTTTAA
- a CDS encoding FMN-binding negative transcriptional regulator translates to MYTPRAFALDDLPELQQLIQHTRLAQVVTFGEQGLQASHLPLLLNPDEGPNGTLYGHLAKANPQWRDLHNGSEALVIFAGAEAYISPAFYPAKAEHGKVVPTWNYIAVHAYGKADVFSDAERLLAVVSALTDRHEGSRAQPWTVSDAPADYIDGMLKAIVGFALPIDRLIGKRKLSQNRSPADIAGVREGLAASVDVRDQTLARFIPQGASE, encoded by the coding sequence ATGTACACACCACGCGCCTTCGCCCTCGACGATTTGCCCGAACTCCAGCAACTGATCCAGCACACCCGCCTGGCCCAGGTGGTGACCTTTGGTGAGCAAGGCCTGCAAGCCAGCCACTTGCCGCTGCTGCTCAACCCCGATGAAGGCCCGAACGGCACGCTCTACGGCCACCTGGCGAAGGCCAATCCGCAGTGGCGCGACCTGCACAATGGCAGCGAGGCATTAGTGATCTTTGCCGGTGCGGAAGCCTACATCAGCCCGGCGTTCTACCCGGCGAAGGCCGAACACGGCAAAGTCGTCCCTACCTGGAATTACATCGCCGTGCATGCCTACGGCAAGGCCGATGTCTTCAGCGATGCCGAGCGTTTACTTGCGGTGGTCAGTGCCCTGACCGATCGCCACGAAGGCAGTCGCGCCCAACCCTGGACAGTCAGTGATGCCCCAGCCGACTACATTGACGGCATGCTCAAGGCCATCGTCGGCTTTGCCCTGCCGATCGACCGCCTGATCGGCAAACGCAAACTCAGCCAAAACCGCAGCCCGGCGGATATCGCCGGCGTGCGCGAAGGCCTGGCCGCCAGCGTCGATGTGCGCGACCAGACCCTCGCCCGCTTTATTCCTCAAGGAGCCTCAGAATGA
- a CDS encoding MocR-like pyridoxine biosynthesis transcription factor PdxR translates to MSPLAPPLSFNPAGIELDRRQGLTRQLYDALRQRVLDGRLVSGTRLPATRDLAAALSISRNSVVRAYDQLYAEGFIEGRVGDGTYVAQLPSAKKLSTKLSTGFSTGLSPALSTIDAQQRDFSLGKVIHSPALERLEHNHLPLPPTGPPRAFRVGVPALDLFPFDVWAKLSAAFWRKPDLGQLCYGNPAGDERLRGLIAAYLRSSRGLQGTAEQIVITSGAQQAISLCAQLLVVPGDGVAVENPGYRAARHAFALAGGRLHGVAVDGEGLDCHALNSLHGCRLAYVTPSHQYPLGVVMSLARRLELLAWAERSGGWIIEDDYDGEYRYSGAPLAPLAALDRSGRVLYVGTFGKVAFPALRLGYLVLPPTLVDAFARRRAVDVRHSEVSTQAVMAEFMAAGHFQRHVRRMRRAALGRLDALLAEWPEGIDGVGQLPSVAAGLHLTVPVQNVAREQALIAQAAVVGVEINGLSDYWLPDACTPVDQRAGLVLGFAAVPELQISSALMRLRQAWT, encoded by the coding sequence ATGTCACCCCTTGCGCCGCCGTTGTCGTTCAACCCTGCCGGGATCGAGCTGGATCGCCGCCAAGGGCTGACGCGCCAGCTGTATGACGCCTTGCGCCAGCGGGTGCTGGACGGCCGCCTGGTCAGCGGCACGCGATTGCCAGCCACGCGTGACTTGGCGGCAGCGTTGTCGATTTCCCGTAACAGCGTAGTGCGCGCCTACGATCAGCTGTATGCGGAGGGGTTTATTGAGGGCAGGGTGGGCGATGGGACCTACGTGGCACAATTGCCCAGCGCAAAAAAATTATCCACAAAACTGTCCACAGGGTTTTCAACAGGCTTATCCCCAGCCTTATCCACAATTGACGCGCAACAACGCGATTTTTCGCTCGGTAAAGTTATCCACAGCCCGGCGTTGGAACGGCTTGAGCACAACCATTTGCCCCTGCCGCCCACGGGGCCGCCGCGAGCGTTTCGGGTAGGGGTTCCGGCACTCGATCTATTCCCTTTCGACGTCTGGGCCAAGCTGAGTGCGGCTTTCTGGCGTAAGCCGGACCTTGGGCAACTGTGTTACGGCAACCCCGCAGGGGATGAGCGATTACGCGGATTGATCGCCGCGTATTTGCGCAGTTCCCGCGGTTTGCAGGGCACGGCTGAGCAAATTGTGATCACCAGTGGCGCGCAGCAGGCGATCAGCCTTTGTGCACAGTTGCTGGTGGTACCCGGCGACGGTGTGGCGGTTGAAAATCCCGGGTACCGCGCTGCCCGGCATGCGTTCGCCCTCGCCGGTGGACGCTTGCATGGCGTGGCAGTGGACGGCGAAGGCCTTGACTGTCACGCGTTGAACAGCCTCCACGGCTGCCGTCTGGCCTATGTCACGCCCTCCCATCAGTACCCGCTGGGTGTGGTCATGAGCCTGGCCCGTCGCCTGGAGCTGCTGGCCTGGGCCGAGCGCAGCGGCGGCTGGATCATCGAGGACGACTACGACGGCGAGTACCGTTACAGCGGTGCTCCGCTGGCCCCGCTGGCGGCCCTGGATCGCAGCGGACGGGTTCTTTATGTGGGCACCTTCGGCAAAGTCGCGTTCCCGGCGCTGCGCTTGGGCTACCTGGTGCTGCCGCCCACGCTGGTGGATGCTTTCGCCCGGCGGCGCGCGGTGGATGTGCGTCATTCGGAGGTCAGTACCCAGGCAGTGATGGCGGAGTTCATGGCGGCAGGGCACTTTCAGCGCCATGTGCGGCGTATGCGTCGGGCAGCGTTGGGTCGACTCGATGCGTTGCTGGCCGAATGGCCTGAAGGCATTGACGGGGTTGGCCAATTGCCCAGTGTGGCGGCAGGCCTGCACTTGACGGTGCCAGTGCAGAACGTTGCGCGTGAGCAGGCGTTGATCGCCCAGGCCGCTGTTGTCGGTGTCGAAATCAACGGCCTGAGCGACTACTGGCTGCCAGACGCCTGTACGCCGGTGGATCAGCGCGCCGGTCTGGTGCTGGGGTTCGCTGCCGTGCCCGAACTGCAGATCAGCTCGGCACTGATGCGCTTGCGCCAGGCGTGGACGTAG
- a CDS encoding GNAT family N-acetyltransferase has protein sequence MTTSLADWKGVPAPTVQLLEGRFIRLEKLDPARHGDDLFNALQGPGADPKLWDYLPYGPFPERSAFNDWLNNHAAHSDPYFFSVIDRATGQVQGILSLMSIVPEQGRIEIGHVTFGAPMQRSPKSTEAVYLLAKYAFEQGNRRLEWKCNNANGRSKYAAERLGFSFEGVFRQHTVVKGKNRDTAWYSIIDSEWPKVGAGFEAWLSEGNQRGDGQVKSLAQCRG, from the coding sequence ATGACTACCTCTCTCGCCGATTGGAAAGGCGTCCCGGCACCCACGGTCCAACTGCTCGAAGGGCGTTTTATCCGCCTGGAAAAACTCGACCCGGCCCGCCATGGCGACGACCTGTTCAACGCACTGCAAGGCCCCGGTGCCGACCCCAAGCTGTGGGACTACCTGCCTTACGGCCCTTTCCCCGAGCGCAGTGCCTTCAATGACTGGCTGAACAACCATGCTGCCCACAGCGACCCGTATTTTTTCAGCGTGATCGACCGTGCGACCGGCCAGGTACAAGGCATCCTCAGCCTGATGTCCATCGTGCCCGAGCAGGGGCGCATTGAAATCGGCCACGTCACCTTCGGCGCACCGATGCAGCGCTCGCCGAAAAGTACCGAGGCCGTGTATTTGCTGGCCAAGTACGCGTTCGAGCAAGGCAACCGCCGCCTGGAATGGAAGTGCAACAACGCCAATGGCCGCTCCAAGTACGCAGCAGAGCGGTTGGGCTTCAGTTTTGAAGGGGTGTTCCGCCAACACACCGTGGTCAAGGGCAAGAACCGCGACACCGCGTGGTACTCGATCATCGACTCGGAATGGCCGAAGGTGGGCGCCGGGTTTGAGGCGTGGCTGTCGGAAGGAAATCAACGGGGTGACGGGCAGGTGAAGTCACTGGCACAGTGCCGGGGCTGA
- a CDS encoding LysR family transcriptional regulator has translation MRKSLMRMTLRQLQIFNEVCDLRSYSRAAEEMSLTQPAVSLQIRQLEELIGQPLFDYVGKKLYMTEAAEALQRASRDIFGRLENLDMQLSDMQGSLQGQLKLAIESSAKYFVPHLFAAFKRQHPEVQLHLTVVNRAQVIRRLSDNRDDLVIMSMVPQDMGLEFLPFLNNPIVAVAPLDHPLSLQGPLRLQDLEPYTLLLREPGSGTRLACEEYFKEKRVHFTQTVEVASAEAQRECVCAGLGVALLTRHAVNMELATGGLKELPVEELPLYRSWCLVQAKAKRLSPVAHAFLGFIRSERVQISALAERFAGLPRVPASGVPGNP, from the coding sequence ATGCGTAAGTCATTGATGCGTATGACATTGCGTCAACTGCAGATCTTCAATGAAGTGTGCGACTTGCGCTCCTACAGCCGCGCCGCTGAGGAAATGTCCCTCACACAGCCGGCAGTTAGCCTACAAATTCGCCAGCTGGAAGAGCTGATTGGCCAGCCGCTTTTCGATTATGTCGGTAAAAAGCTCTACATGACCGAAGCCGCCGAAGCCTTGCAGCGCGCCAGCCGCGACATTTTCGGGCGCCTGGAAAACCTCGATATGCAGCTCTCGGACATGCAGGGCTCACTGCAAGGCCAGTTGAAATTGGCCATTGAATCCAGCGCCAAGTACTTCGTGCCGCACCTGTTTGCCGCGTTCAAACGCCAGCACCCGGAAGTGCAGCTGCACCTTACGGTGGTGAACCGCGCCCAGGTGATCCGTCGGCTGTCGGACAACCGCGATGATTTGGTAATCATGTCCATGGTGCCCCAGGACATGGGCCTGGAATTCCTGCCGTTCCTCAACAACCCGATCGTTGCCGTGGCACCCCTCGACCACCCCTTGAGCCTGCAAGGCCCGCTGCGCCTGCAGGACCTGGAGCCCTACACGCTGTTGCTGCGCGAACCGGGCTCTGGCACGCGGCTGGCCTGCGAGGAGTATTTCAAGGAGAAACGCGTGCACTTCACCCAGACGGTGGAAGTGGCCTCGGCCGAAGCGCAGCGTGAATGCGTATGCGCCGGGCTGGGCGTGGCCCTGCTGACACGCCACGCGGTCAATATGGAACTGGCCACCGGCGGGCTCAAGGAGCTGCCGGTGGAAGAGCTGCCGCTGTACCGCAGTTGGTGCCTGGTGCAGGCCAAGGCCAAGCGCCTGTCACCGGTGGCCCATGCGTTCCTGGGCTTTATCCGCAGCGAACGGGTGCAGATCAGCGCGCTGGCTGAGCGCTTCGCTGGGCTGCCGCGGGTGCCTGCCAGTGGAGTTCCGGGTAATCCGTGA
- a CDS encoding PA3496 family putative envelope integrity protein — MARHYEESSSSVKTRRQQEDQRRMAFRRAIEDRCEERQLLQSITDYPELHWQAPAAAQRSAQPAR, encoded by the coding sequence ATGGCCCGGCACTACGAAGAAAGCAGCAGCTCCGTCAAAACCCGTCGTCAGCAGGAAGACCAGCGCCGCATGGCGTTCCGTCGCGCAATCGAAGACCGTTGTGAGGAGCGCCAACTGCTCCAGAGCATCACGGATTACCCGGAACTCCACTGGCAGGCACCCGCGGCAGCCCAGCGAAGCGCTCAGCCAGCGCGCTGA